The following coding sequences lie in one Saccopteryx bilineata isolate mSacBil1 chromosome 5, mSacBil1_pri_phased_curated, whole genome shotgun sequence genomic window:
- the COX7B2 gene encoding cytochrome c oxidase subunit 7B2, mitochondrial, which produces MMFPLARIILRSLKIRSIQQVRARQSHRKHSPDFHDKYGNALLVSGTTFCIVAWIFTTTQIGIKWNLSPVGRVTPKEWNDK; this is translated from the coding sequence ATGATGTTTCCCTTAGCTAGAATTATATTAAGAAGTCTCAAGATTCGAAGCATTCAGCAAGTTAGAGCAAGACAGAGCCACAGAAAACACTCCCCAGATTTTCATGACAAATATGGTAATGCTTTACTAGTCAGTGGAACCACTTTCTGTATTGTTGCATGGATATTTACAACCACACAGATTGGAATAAAATGGAACCTATCCCCTGTTGGGAGAGTCACCCCAAAAGAGTGGAATGATAAGTAA